Proteins encoded within one genomic window of Setaria italica strain Yugu1 chromosome IV, Setaria_italica_v2.0, whole genome shotgun sequence:
- the LOC101764741 gene encoding uncharacterized protein LOC101764741, with product MAAYCNEVRKLEDKFDGLELNHVARRFNEVADELAKAASGRKPVPNGVFISDQYKPSIRYKELGEAGNAPPVSDSGADPGEVSNTPPILNSEADPSNPEVMEIDNNLAEGLEAPPD from the coding sequence ATGGCGGCGTACTGCAATGAAGTCCGCAAGCTCGAGGATAAGTTCGACGGTCTTgaactcaaccacgtcgcaagacgCTTCAATGAGGTGGCTGATGAGCTggcaaaggcggcgtccggccgaaaGCCGGTCCCCAACGGCGTCTTCATCAGCGACCAATACAAGCCCTCAATCCGCTACAAGGAGCTGGGAGAGgccggcaacgcgccacctgtctCGGACTCGGGAGCCGACCCGGGAGAGGTCAGCAACACGCCACCTATCCTGAACTCGGAGGCCGATCCCTCTAACCCTGAGGTCATGGAAATCGACAATAATCTAGCAGAGGGGCTCGAAGCCCCGCCTGACTGA
- the LOC101765149 gene encoding uncharacterized protein LOC101765149: protein MILQGFKPRIFDRLNKFGSRWVAELPVVLLSLRMTPSMAIGFTPFFMVYGSEAILPTDLEYRSPRVRPYDEHGNQASLEDAQDQLNEAREVALLHSAKYQQALRWYHSHKVRGRAFNLSDLVLRLMQNNRGRHKLTPPWEGPFIIVQVLRPGTYKLATPDG, encoded by the coding sequence atgatactccagggtttCAAGCCACGAATCTTCGACCGGCTCAACAAGTTCGGCAGccgatgggttgcggagctccccgtGGTCCTATTGAGCCTGAGGATGACCCCCAGCATGGCGAtcggcttcaccccattcttcatggtctatgggtccGAAGCGATCCttcccaccgacctggagtacaGGTCACCGAGGGTCAGGCCATATGACGAACACGGGAATCAAGCATCTCTCGAGGATGCACAAGACCAGCTCAACGAAGCGCGTGaagtggccctgctgcactcggccaagtaccagcaagctTTGCGATGGTATCACAGCCATAAGGTGCGAGGTCGAGCCTTCAACCTCAGCGACCTGGTGCTTCGCCTCATGCAAAACAACagaggtcggcacaagctgacccctccgtgggaaggtcccttcatcatcGTACAAGTACTACGCCCGGGCACGTACAAGCTAGCAACCCCTGACGGGTAG
- the LOC101786843 gene encoding ubiquitin receptor RAD23d isoform X1, giving the protein MKLNVKTLKGTSFEIEASPEESVAEVKKIIETTQGEVYPADQQMLIYQGKILKDDTTLESNKVAENSFLVIMLSKAKASSSGASTAAAAKAPATPAQPAAPAVPVASVARSTPPQAPVAQAETAPPTAQPSPAAAAATTPAATVAASSDADVYSQAASNLVSGNNLEQTIQQILDMGGGTWERDTVIRALRAAYNNPERAIDYLYSGIPENVEAPPVARAPASGQQTNPQAPPAQPAVAPPVQPSAASAGPNANPLNLFPQGVPSGGANPAAGAGAGAGALDALRQLPQFQALLQLVQANPQILQPMLQELGKQNPQILRLIQENQAEFLRLVNESPEGGAGGNILGQLAAAMPQAVQVTPEEREAIQRLEGMGFNRELVLEVFFACNKDEELAANYLLDHGHEFDEQQQ; this is encoded by the exons aTGAAGCTCAACGTCAAGACCCTGAAGGGCACCAGCTTCGAGATCGAGGCGAGCCCCGAGGAGTCG GTTGCTGAGGTGAAGAAGATCATCGAGACCACCCAGGGTGAGGTCTACCCCGCGGACCAGCAGATGCTCATATACCAAGGGAAAATTCTCAAGGATGACACCACTTTGGAAAGCAACAAAGTGGCTGAGAACAGCTTCCTCGTTATAATGCTGTCCAAG GCTAAGGCGTCGTCAAGTGGAGCTTCTACCGCTGCTGCTGCAAAAGCCCCTGCAACACCA GCCCAACCTGCTGCGCCTGCAGTCCCTGTTGCTTCAGTTGCAAGATCAACACCTCCACAAGCACCTGTTGCTCAAGCAGAAAC GGCTCCTCCAACTGCACAGCCTTcacctgcagctgctgctgctactactcCAGCTGCTACAGTTGCTGCATC CAGTGATGCTGATGTGTACAGTCAGGCAGCTTCAAACCTTGTCTCTGGCAACAATCTGGAACAGACTATCCAACAGATTCTTGACATGGGTGGTGGTACTTGGGAACGTGATACTGTTATCCGTGCTCTTCGTGCTGCGTATAATAACCCTGAGAGGGCAATAGACTACCTgtattct GGAATTCCTGAGAATGTTGAGGCCCCGCCTGTTGCTCGAGCACCTGCATCTGGCCAACAAACAAATCCGCAAGCTCCACCTGCTCAGCCTGCAGTTGCACCACCAGTGCAGCCATCCGCTGCCTCTGCAGGGCCTAATGCAAATCCTCTAAACCTTTTTCCTCAG GGTGTTCCAAGTGGTGGTGCGAATCCAGCTGCTGGTGCCGGTGCAGGAGCTGGTGCCCTTGATGCCTTGCGACAGCTTCCACAG TTTCAGGCACTGCTTCAATTGGTCCAGGCTAATCCTCAAATCTTACAG CCAATGCTTCAAGAGCTAGGCAAACAAAACCCACAAATCCTACGGTTGATCCAGGAAAATCAAGCTGAGTTTCTCCGCTTGGTGAATGAAAGTCCTGAGGGTGGCGCTGGAGG AAACATACTAGGTcaactagcagcagcaatgcCACAAGCGGTGCAAGTTACTCCGGAGGAACGGGAGGCTATCCAGCGG